The Nostoc sp. 'Lobaria pulmonaria (5183) cyanobiont' genome window below encodes:
- a CDS encoding cell division protein FtsX, whose amino-acid sequence MFKSFTKLDYLLKETFLGLLRGGWMNWAAVSTVTVLLFLFGLSLQTSWQVEKLLYQFGSQLEISVYLEADTQIESIEPRIAKMPEVAAIKTITKEEAWTKLVKEMRISDIEGATQQLGENPLVDEMKVKARNSQVVPTLATQLAKLPGVETVQYVDEAVKRIAQLHRGLNWISLTITIILTLTAIAVTTTTIKLIVMARRQEIEIMQLVGATSVWIYLPFILQGIAFGLVGGAIAWSFISVIQQFLGKLLVNQPEFIQVITNRVQLTPAEILLLPLILLGFGAGVGLMGSLFAVRRFAKG is encoded by the coding sequence GTGTTTAAATCTTTCACGAAACTTGACTATCTGCTCAAAGAAACTTTCCTCGGTTTACTGCGGGGAGGTTGGATGAATTGGGCAGCTGTAAGTACTGTAACAGTGTTATTGTTTTTATTTGGCTTGAGTTTGCAAACCTCTTGGCAAGTTGAAAAACTCCTTTATCAGTTTGGTAGCCAGCTAGAAATATCAGTTTATCTTGAAGCAGATACGCAAATCGAAAGCATTGAGCCACGAATCGCAAAAATGCCAGAGGTAGCGGCGATAAAAACTATTACCAAAGAAGAAGCTTGGACTAAGTTAGTTAAGGAAATGAGAATTTCTGATATTGAGGGTGCTACCCAGCAGCTAGGTGAGAATCCTCTGGTTGATGAAATGAAGGTGAAAGCGCGTAATTCTCAAGTTGTGCCAACCTTAGCAACGCAGTTGGCTAAATTACCAGGAGTTGAGACGGTGCAGTATGTCGATGAAGCGGTTAAACGCATTGCCCAGTTGCACCGAGGTCTGAACTGGATTAGTTTAACAATTACGATTATTCTGACTTTAACAGCGATCGCAGTGACTACCACCACAATTAAGCTGATTGTCATGGCGCGTCGCCAGGAAATTGAAATTATGCAGCTAGTGGGAGCGACTTCTGTTTGGATTTACCTCCCGTTTATTTTACAAGGAATTGCCTTTGGTTTGGTTGGTGGTGCGATCGCCTGGAGTTTCATTTCTGTAATTCAACAGTTTCTCGGTAAGTTACTAGTCAATCAACCTGAGTTTATCCAAGTCATCACCAACAGAGTGCAACTCACTCCAGCAGAAATTTTATTATTGCCTCTGATTCTTTTGGGTTTCGGTGCAGGTGTAGGATTAATGGGGAGCTTATTTGCTGTCCGACGTTTTGCTAAAGGATAG
- a CDS encoding Mo-dependent nitrogenase C-terminal domain-containing protein, which produces MSFLNKANLGNTLLNQIRSQLESVEIHNYNLARLLCKIIPSNCPFERTVKVFGRTLLQIPPLCKLNPLYEQIVVLRFKCLLYLVNECGEDARKYC; this is translated from the coding sequence ATGAGCTTCTTAAATAAAGCCAATTTGGGCAATACCTTATTAAACCAGATTCGCTCTCAGCTTGAGTCCGTAGAAATACATAATTATAATCTGGCCAGACTATTGTGCAAAATAATTCCTTCCAATTGCCCTTTTGAAAGAACAGTTAAAGTTTTCGGTCGGACTCTGCTTCAGATTCCACCTTTATGTAAATTGAATCCTCTCTATGAACAGATAGTTGTTCTTCGTTTTAAGTGTTTATTATATTTAGTCAATGAATGTGGTGAGGATGCCAGAAAATATTGTTAA
- the def gene encoding peptide deformylase, producing the protein MPSEIAVEKKKLKNPPLELHYLGDRVLRQAAKRISKVDDELRQIVREMLQTMYSKDGIGLAAPQVGIHKQLIVIDLEPENAANQPLVLINPTIKQVSRDISVAQEGCLSIPNVYLDVKRPEVVEIAYKDEYGRPRTLKANDLLGRCIQHEMDHLNGVVFVDRVENSLTLAQELSKNGFSYQAVKPIA; encoded by the coding sequence ATGCCCTCTGAAATTGCTGTCGAGAAAAAAAAGTTAAAAAATCCACCTTTGGAGCTTCATTATTTAGGCGATCGCGTGCTGCGTCAAGCTGCAAAACGGATTTCTAAGGTTGATGACGAACTTCGCCAAATAGTGCGCGAAATGCTGCAAACTATGTACAGCAAAGATGGCATTGGTTTGGCTGCGCCCCAAGTGGGAATTCACAAACAATTAATTGTTATCGACCTGGAACCAGAGAACGCAGCTAATCAGCCTTTAGTGTTGATTAACCCCACCATTAAACAAGTCAGCCGCGATATCTCTGTTGCCCAAGAAGGATGCTTGAGCATTCCCAACGTATATCTAGACGTAAAGCGCCCCGAAGTCGTAGAAATTGCCTATAAAGACGAATACGGTCGTCCCCGGACATTAAAGGCTAATGACCTCTTGGGACGCTGCATTCAGCACGAAATGGATCACCTTAACGGCGTGGTATTTGTAGACCGTGTAGAAAACTCCTTGACTTTAGCCCAGGAGCTATCTAAGAATGGCTTCTCGTATCAAGCGGTGAAACCAATAGCATAG
- a CDS encoding DUF3598 family protein: MKSQWECFLQNLGVWEGSFTNFSPQGTLLNDTPSCLSLEHLNTSQKVRLTLSRSGQDIIREFNSVGGGLLFFENGSFSEGLIQLGPFSEFGGELAFVRENRRLRLVQLFDNTGQLKELILIREHLAGTPAAERPSLQINDLLGEWQGQAVTIYPDWRSPDTYSTTLKLQLDDAGRLIQSTYFSNRTITSTATIKGPIVLFDQNPEKQVQVLFLPDGASATSPVKVQLRQPFFIEAGWLIQPNLRQRMIRSYNEKGEWVSLTLVTEERKL; encoded by the coding sequence ATGAAATCACAATGGGAATGTTTTTTGCAGAATCTCGGTGTTTGGGAAGGTTCATTTACAAATTTTTCTCCCCAAGGAACACTTTTGAATGATACTCCTAGTTGTCTTTCCCTAGAACATTTGAACACTAGCCAGAAAGTGCGGCTAACTCTGAGCCGTTCGGGACAAGATATAATCAGAGAATTTAATTCTGTGGGAGGGGGTCTGCTGTTTTTTGAAAATGGTTCATTTTCTGAAGGTTTAATTCAGTTAGGGCCATTTTCCGAATTTGGTGGAGAACTCGCTTTTGTTCGTGAAAATCGGCGCTTGCGTCTGGTGCAACTGTTTGATAATACTGGTCAGCTAAAGGAATTAATTTTAATTCGAGAACATCTCGCTGGAACCCCAGCAGCAGAACGTCCAAGTTTGCAGATAAATGATTTGTTGGGAGAATGGCAAGGTCAAGCAGTAACAATATATCCAGATTGGCGATCGCCTGATACTTACTCTACAACCTTAAAATTACAACTTGATGATGCTGGGCGATTAATTCAAAGTACTTATTTTAGCAATCGCACTATTACCTCAACTGCTACCATCAAAGGCCCGATTGTTCTCTTTGACCAAAACCCAGAAAAGCAGGTGCAAGTATTATTTTTACCAGATGGCGCTTCTGCAACATCACCTGTCAAAGTGCAGTTACGCCAACCATTTTTTATAGAAGCGGGTTGGTTAATCCAACCAAACCTTCGCCAAAGGATGATTCGCAGCTATAACGAGAAAGGCGAATGGGTTAGTTTGACATTAGTTACTGAAGAAAGAAAGCTTTGA
- a CDS encoding BamA/TamA family outer membrane protein: MYIQIAVVAIAVILIAGENLEAVADSQSSTEDSTSIVATKPTLQIEGEYAKYGDYIGLTPVDNQSVEFSQRIIKDIQIRFVNNKDQLLDEKGQPIKGRTRKDFIIGLLKLKPGQVFREDLLKADLQRLRRLESFNEVNVYRQEDANSVNLIYEIKERNFPSLILGGGSNEDVGLFGRVGYKDENISGLNDKLDTTVQISGKDVQFNGQFISRYRPEEPNRLGYSIRAFRSRNISGTFNDDIRLSDGDKVREGRFGGSVGVLKSFDEWDAGISLNYTRISLRDREYNVAQVDRLGSPLSVSGTGIDDLFTVGLAISRDQRDRRENPTQGSILTFSTEQAIPIGLGNISSNRLQGDYIQYLPVSWIGNGRPTDNPEMLAINLQIGTTLGNFPPANAFNIGGLNSVRGYGYGKVASGRSYGLASVEYRFPIFYSIGGVLFTDFASDFGSSETVLGEPGVLRDKPGSGFGYGLGLRVKSSFGLIRGDLGISDRGELRFEVTTGQRF, translated from the coding sequence ATGTATATTCAAATAGCTGTAGTTGCGATCGCAGTCATCTTAATAGCTGGAGAAAATCTAGAAGCCGTTGCAGACTCGCAATCTTCTACTGAAGATAGCACTAGTATTGTGGCAACAAAACCGACATTACAGATAGAGGGAGAGTATGCAAAATATGGTGATTATATTGGATTAACTCCAGTCGATAACCAGTCTGTCGAGTTTTCCCAAAGAATTATCAAAGATATCCAGATTCGTTTTGTTAATAACAAAGATCAATTACTCGATGAAAAAGGTCAGCCGATCAAAGGACGAACTCGAAAAGATTTCATCATTGGTCTGCTGAAACTTAAACCTGGTCAGGTATTCCGTGAAGATTTACTAAAAGCAGACTTGCAACGATTGCGGAGATTAGAATCATTTAATGAAGTCAATGTTTACCGACAAGAAGATGCCAATAGTGTTAATCTCATTTATGAAATCAAAGAGCGTAACTTCCCTTCTCTAATTTTAGGAGGCGGTAGTAACGAAGATGTTGGATTATTCGGTCGGGTGGGTTATAAAGATGAAAATATCAGCGGTCTTAACGATAAATTAGATACAACTGTGCAAATCAGCGGTAAAGATGTCCAATTTAATGGTCAGTTCATTAGTCGTTATCGTCCTGAAGAACCAAACCGCTTAGGCTACAGCATCAGAGCTTTTCGTAGTCGTAATATATCAGGAACTTTCAACGACGATATCAGATTGTCTGACGGTGACAAAGTACGTGAGGGAAGGTTTGGCGGTTCTGTAGGAGTTTTAAAATCTTTTGATGAGTGGGATGCAGGTATAAGCTTGAATTATACCAGAATTAGCTTGCGCGATCGCGAATATAATGTCGCACAGGTCGATAGATTAGGGAGTCCTTTATCTGTGAGCGGTACTGGCATTGATGACTTATTTACAGTAGGGCTTGCTATATCCAGAGATCAACGCGATCGCCGAGAAAATCCGACTCAAGGATCAATCCTCACTTTCAGCACAGAACAAGCAATTCCGATTGGACTGGGCAATATTTCTAGCAACCGCCTACAGGGAGATTATATTCAGTATTTACCAGTCAGTTGGATAGGTAATGGTAGACCAACTGACAATCCAGAAATGTTGGCGATTAATTTACAAATTGGTACGACTCTTGGAAACTTTCCACCAGCTAATGCTTTTAATATTGGTGGGCTAAATTCTGTCAGGGGTTACGGTTATGGGAAAGTCGCCAGTGGTCGAAGTTATGGTTTAGCTTCTGTGGAATATCGTTTCCCAATTTTTTACTCAATCGGAGGAGTTCTTTTTACTGACTTCGCCTCAGATTTCGGGTCTAGCGAAACCGTGCTAGGAGAACCAGGAGTGCTACGAGATAAACCTGGAAGTGGCTTTGGTTACGGCTTAGGATTGCGCGTCAAGTCATCCTTTGGGCTAATTCGAGGTGACTTAGGAATTAGCGATCGAGGAGAACTTAGATTTGAAGTTACTACAGGTCAGCGATTTTAA